The Paenibacillus sp. FSL R7-0345 DNA segment CAGCACGGCCAGCAGAATAGCCAGCACATTGACGATAACGATGTAGAGCACGGCATATTTTATCGTAAACCAGGCCGAATCGGAGAAATTCGTATCTCCCGTAAAAATCTGTTTAAAGTTATCCAGTCCGACGAACTTGGGATGCTTGGAGATCCCGTTCCATTTGGTCATGGAATAACGGATGGTCATTATGAACGGGACGTAGAAGGCTACTGCGATACAGATGAGAACGGGGAGGGTGAACAGCCCGAATTCCGTTTTCTCGCGCCATTTTCTGCCGAGTGATTTTAACATGGATGCACCTCTTCTGCTATTTATAGGATGGGAGTAAAGGCCCCCGCTTGCCACACTTAACCATTCCGGTTAGTCTATATTGTGTATTATAGGGCAGCGCCGTATACTCAGAAATGGATTTAAGAAGACAGTTAGGGGTAAAAAAGTGAACTGAAAGCGTACACAAATAACAAGCGGAGGAGGCTGCGTCCATCATAAAAAACACCCTGCAAAAGCTGCTGGAGCCGCTGCTGGAGCGGATTTCTCGCCGTCTGGCCAACAAGCTGATCCTGCTGTTCTCCATTATTATCATCCTCGTGGTCACTTCACTGACGTTCATCTCCTACGGAATGCTGCGCAAGGAATCAGTGAATAACAGCATAGCGAGCACAAGCAACAACCTGCTGCTGGTCGGCCGGAATCTGGAGAGCTATCTTAACGGGATTGAACAGCTGTCCCTGCCGCAAATCTCCTATGATGAGTTCGCTTACGCGATTACGCATGAATCACAGGACTATGCTTCCAAGATGTATGTGGAGGATTATCTGAAAAATCTCTATTTTTCACGCAAGGATCTGGAGTCGATTTACCTGTACATTATTAAGGAGCAGAAATATTATTTTGTCACCAAGGAGAACTATAATATTACGGTCCGGGTGGCCGAGCATCCGCCGATTGATAATCTGACCTGGTACAAGCGCGCGCTGGCTAGCCCCAATAACCGGTCCTACCAGTCCTTTGTCAATGATACGGTGGAGCAGGGCGACTATAGGGTCAATCCGGAAAAAAGCTTCATGGGCTACCACCGGCTGCTGCGCTCGATAGCTTCCCGTGAGCCCCAGGCGGTGCTGTCGCTGTATTTCAATTCCAGTGTGACGGATGAGATTATGAAGGATATTCCCTTTGCGGAAGGGGAGCATCTGATGTATATCAGCCCGGACAACGAGCCGTTCGTCGTGGATAACCGGACATTCTATGCCCGGACGGAGGAGGCGGATCTGCCGGATCAGCTTACACCGGAGCAAGGCGGGCAATTGACCTGGGCGGATGACGGGGAGAAATACCTTGTTATCTACGATATTAGTCAAAAAGAGGGCTGGAAGCTGGTTAAGCCGATTCCTTACAAGCAAATTTATGAAGCGGCGACCACGACACGCAAGATTAGCTATTCGATCGGGCTGCTTTTTCTGATGGCTTCGGTCATTCTGGTCAGTTATTTGTCCAACCGGATCACAAGTCCGCTCAAGAATCTCTCTCTGCAGATGAAGCGTTTCAGCGCCGGCAGCTTTGAAGCGGAAGCCAGGGTCGAGGGCAATGACGAGATCGCCTATCTGTCCCGGCATTTTAACAAGATGGTGGAGCGGACGAATGAGCTGATTAATGAACGCTATAAGATGAAAATCGTCGAGAAAAACGCGGTGCTCAAGGCGCTTGAAGCCGAGATTAATCCGCATTTTCTCTATAACG contains these protein-coding regions:
- a CDS encoding histidine kinase, with the translated sequence MVTSLTFISYGMLRKESVNNSIASTSNNLLLVGRNLESYLNGIEQLSLPQISYDEFAYAITHESQDYASKMYVEDYLKNLYFSRKDLESIYLYIIKEQKYYFVTKENYNITVRVAEHPPIDNLTWYKRALASPNNRSYQSFVNDTVEQGDYRVNPEKSFMGYHRLLRSIASREPQAVLSLYFNSSVTDEIMKDIPFAEGEHLMYISPDNEPFVVDNRTFYARTEEADLPDQLTPEQGGQLTWADDGEKYLVIYDISQKEGWKLVKPIPYKQIYEAATTTRKISYSIGLLFLMASVILVSYLSNRITSPLKNLSLQMKRFSAGSFEAEARVEGNDEIAYLSRHFNKMVERTNELINERYKMKIVEKNAVLKALEAEINPHFLYNALQAISTKALKNNNDDIVEMVDNLALTLRYCISGRDVVQASEELRHIERYLALQKARFGSRMQVVFDWDESLMELRIPKLSVQTLVENCIKHALEKVSATVTIRIEAHVTPAYSVISVTDDGPGMTAERLEEVLGSLQIQWDEETRAETAGEEGGQESIGLKNLNTRLKLLYGDEAGLLITSEGNGTTMDILLPRGGQ